A window of Belonocnema kinseyi isolate 2016_QV_RU_SX_M_011 chromosome 9, B_treatae_v1, whole genome shotgun sequence contains these coding sequences:
- the LOC117180671 gene encoding uncharacterized protein LOC117180671 → MAGANGKVGAFVYFGIADALRKCINIDLHEQNVIYITINIDGMSLKKSGFLDMWTILGKAHFNPDIYQVFPIAIYCGKEKPRLDPFPEDFINEVNVLQRNDITIFNRLFDIRLKCFTCDTPARAFLKCTSGHGGTYACERCEVVGVIDT, encoded by the coding sequence ATGGCAGGTGCGAATGGTAAGGTTGGTGCATTCGTTTATTTTGGAATCGCGGATGCTCTTCGAAAGTgtataaatattgatttacacGAACAAAATGTGATTTATATTACAATCAATATCGATGGAATGTCATTGAAAAAGTCGGGCTTCTTAGATATGTGGACTATTTTAGGAAAAGCGCATTTTAATCCTGATATATATCAAGTTTTTCCAATTGCTATATACTGTGGCAAAGAAAAACCGAGGCTAGATCCGTTTCCGGAAGATTTTATAAATGAAGTTAATGTTCTTCAGAGAAatgatattacaattttcaacagattgTTCGACATCCGTTTGAAATGTTTCACTTGCGACACACCTGCAAGAGCATTTTTGAAATGCACTTCAGGGCACGGTGGAACTTACGCTTGTGAAAGATGCGAAGTTGTCGGTGTTATTGATACATGA